The genomic window TGGCAGCTTGCTGGGCGTTTTTCCCGACCGCACACATCCCAAGTTCGGGGTCTAGAACAACTCTAGGCGCGGGATCGAGTTGGGTCAGTCCATCGGATGCATGGGCGCGAAAATAGTCGTTGTAGGCTGCGGTGTAAGCGTTTATGTCCCTTCCCAAGAGAGGGATGCGTTTGGTTCGGATAACGTGGTCTGGGGTGGCGGGGCCTTGTTGGGAAATTGCCCCAATATCTTCTCGTTGGGCAAAGGTTAGGGTTTTTGGGGTGCGGTGGGTGGCGAGGATGATGGGAAATCCAGCGATTTGAGAGAGTTGATGGCGCAGGGTGGCGAGGGAGTGGCGCAAGGGCTTCTCTTCTTGCGTAATATTTGGGGTTCGGGGGATGGCGTTGTGCTTGTGTAAATAGTCTTCCGCGCGACTGACGAGTTGAACCATCCGTTCGTAGGATTCTTTTGCGGTTGACCCGAAGGAGAATATCCCGTGATTCATGAGAACCATACCGATAGTATCTTCGGTGGCTTCGGCTGCAAAACGTTGGGCGCAGGCGCGCGCGAGGTCAAAACCGGGCATGATGTAGGGAATAATGACAACGCGATTGCCGTAAATTTCTTGGATGCGTTCTACGCCGTTGGGGGTGTTGGTAATGGTGACGACGGCATCAGCGTGGGTATGATCGACGTATTTGTAGGGGAGGATGGCGTGGAGAATGGTTTCGACGGATGGGGCGGGCGCGATCGCGCGGGTCATGTTAGTTTTAAGTTCGTTGACCATCTCCGGGTCAGAGAGGGTTTCGAGTTTCGCCAGTTCGAGAAGATGGGGAATGCGAACGGGGGAAAACCCAGCCGCTTCGATGATGGCTAAGTCCCAACCGCTTCCTTTCACGTAGAGGATGTCTTCTTCTTTACCTAAAATGTTGGTTTCTCGGATTTTAACGGAGGTGTTGCCGCCGCCATGCAGAACGAGGGAAGGATTGCGTCCTAACAAGCGGGAGGTATAGACCCGCAATCCTAAATCGCCAGGATATTCTTTCGTTTCGCGATCGCGCCACAAACTTTTCATGGTGTTTTAGTGTTAAATTCTGCTTCACTTCAGTTTAGTGAAACACGTTTCGTTTCAAAGTTGACGGCACATTAGGGGTTGTCAACAAGGGAAAAGGGGACTCAACTCGACGCACTGGTGTAGAAGCGCAAGGCAAAACGCCAAAAACGCTGAGAAACCAAGAATAGAACGACTGCCAAAATTGCAGCGCCAACAATCCAACTGAAGTGCGTTCGACCCAGCATCGTTTCTGCGGGAATTGTGGTCAAAAAGGCAACGGGAACCACAAAAGTGAAAAAGAAGCGATAGGCGGTCGGATATGCCACGATAGGGAAACGACCCGCTTCGAGTAAGCCTCGCAGAACTTCTGTGACGTTATAAATTTTGACGAACCAAATGCTGGTTGCGCCCAGCATAAACCAAAGACTGTAAAGGATGGCAAACCCAAACACGAGGGGAATCGCGCTGGCAGAATAATTGCCGATGCTCAAATGGAGGCGCGTTCCGGCGTAGAAAATGATGATTAGCCCAAAAACGAGGTCGGGCAGTCCCCAGGGCGAAATGGTGCGCGAAGACAGCCAAAATTGGCTACTGATGGGTTTGAGAAGAATAAAATCGAGGGTTCCATTTTGAACGTGGCGCACAATGCGATTGAGGTTGGGGGCGAGAAATGTTGCGGAGAAGCCTTGCAGGAGAGTGAAAATGCCCAATACAATTAGGGCTTCTTCCCATTGCCAACCGCGAAAGGTGTAGCCTTTTTGGTAGAAGAGAAAGAGGCTAAAGAGACTACCGGCGAGATTGGTGAGGCTGCTGAGGGCGGC from Lusitaniella coriacea LEGE 07157 includes these protein-coding regions:
- a CDS encoding ABC transporter permease — encoded protein: MQKYVRVLKLFWSTAIAAELEYRLNFLIAALSSLTNLAGSLFSLFLFYQKGYTFRGWQWEEALIVLGIFTLLQGFSATFLAPNLNRIVRHVQNGTLDFILLKPISSQFWLSSRTISPWGLPDLVFGLIIIFYAGTRLHLSIGNYSASAIPLVFGFAILYSLWFMLGATSIWFVKIYNVTEVLRGLLEAGRFPIVAYPTAYRFFFTFVVPVAFLTTIPAETMLGRTHFSWIVGAAILAVVLFLVSQRFWRFALRFYTSASS
- a CDS encoding bifunctional aldolase/short-chain dehydrogenase; this translates as MKSLWRDRETKEYPGDLGLRVYTSRLLGRNPSLVLHGGGNTSVKIRETNILGKEEDILYVKGSGWDLAIIEAAGFSPVRIPHLLELAKLETLSDPEMVNELKTNMTRAIAPAPSVETILHAILPYKYVDHTHADAVVTITNTPNGVERIQEIYGNRVVIIPYIMPGFDLARACAQRFAAEATEDTIGMVLMNHGIFSFGSTAKESYERMVQLVSRAEDYLHKHNAIPRTPNITQEEKPLRHSLATLRHQLSQIAGFPIILATHRTPKTLTFAQREDIGAISQQGPATPDHVIRTKRIPLLGRDINAYTAAYNDYFRAHASDGLTQLDPAPRVVLDPELGMCAVGKNAQQAAIVADIYGHTIDIISAATALDSYQALSAKDIFAVEYWDLEQAKLRKGGKPPVFTGEVALVTGAASGIGKACVTSLLQRGAAVVGLDINTEIETLYSRPDFCGITCDVTDENAILQALERAVEKFGGLDMLVLNAGIFPAGCSIAQLSNEDWRKVMSINLDANFTLMRECHPLLKLAPQGGRVVVIGSKNVPAPGPGAAAYSASKAALTQLVRVAALEWGKEGIRVNTIHPNAVFDTGVWTEEVLQARANHYGLTVEGYKTNNLLKVEVTSQAVGELAAEMCGSLFANTTAAQVPIDGGNERVI